A portion of the Candidatus Nanopelagicales bacterium genome contains these proteins:
- the tgt gene encoding tRNA guanosine(34) transglycosylase Tgt, translating to MATQCNCRSLPRSRPNATVGEVRVASKLTNFSVGGRISDRAGRPRLGRTGTLHTPHGDIATPAFIPVGTKATVKAVLPESMRELGAQAVLANAYHLYLQPGPAVIDAAGGLSTFMNWPGPTFTDSGGFQVMSLGVGFKKVLAMDASTVRSDDVIAVGKTRLAHVDDDGVTFKSHLDGSMHRFTPEISMQIQHQLGADVIFAFDECTTLLNTRAYQETSLARTHAWAQRCIVEHERLTAERDHRPYQALFAVVQGAQYEDLRRRAARELAVLGFDGFGIGGALEKGQLGEIIRWVNEELPEDRPRHLLGIGEPDDLFTAIENGADTFDCVSASRVARNSAVYTKTGRQNLSRSSNRTDFSPIESDCACYTCAHYTRAYIHHLFKAKEMLASTLATIHNEHFIVGLVDRIRNSIADGSFDELKREFLGSYYR from the coding sequence CTGGCGACCCAATGCAACTGTCGGAGCCTTCCTCGCTCCCGACCCAATGCAACTGTCGGAGAGGTACGAGTGGCGAGCAAGCTAACCAACTTCTCCGTGGGAGGTCGCATCTCGGATAGGGCCGGACGGCCTCGGCTAGGTCGCACCGGCACGTTGCACACGCCCCATGGCGACATCGCCACGCCGGCCTTCATCCCGGTCGGCACCAAGGCCACCGTCAAGGCCGTCTTGCCTGAGTCGATGCGTGAACTCGGCGCGCAGGCGGTCCTGGCAAATGCCTACCATCTGTATTTGCAACCGGGACCGGCTGTCATCGATGCAGCCGGGGGTCTGAGCACGTTCATGAATTGGCCCGGGCCCACCTTCACTGACAGTGGTGGCTTCCAGGTGATGTCGCTCGGTGTTGGCTTCAAGAAAGTGCTGGCGATGGATGCGAGCACCGTGCGCTCCGATGATGTGATCGCCGTTGGCAAGACCCGGCTGGCCCACGTCGACGACGACGGGGTCACGTTCAAATCCCACCTCGACGGCTCGATGCATCGGTTCACGCCGGAGATCTCGATGCAGATCCAGCACCAACTCGGTGCCGATGTCATCTTTGCCTTTGACGAATGCACGACCTTGCTGAACACCCGTGCCTATCAGGAAACCTCGCTGGCCAGAACCCATGCCTGGGCCCAGCGCTGCATCGTGGAACACGAAAGACTGACGGCAGAGCGCGATCATCGGCCGTACCAAGCGCTGTTCGCCGTGGTGCAGGGCGCGCAGTACGAGGACCTGCGCCGACGAGCCGCTCGGGAGTTGGCCGTGCTCGGTTTCGATGGTTTCGGGATTGGGGGTGCGCTGGAAAAGGGCCAGCTCGGAGAGATCATTCGCTGGGTCAATGAGGAACTTCCGGAGGATCGCCCTCGGCACCTGCTCGGGATCGGTGAGCCCGACGACTTGTTCACAGCAATCGAGAACGGCGCAGACACCTTCGATTGCGTTTCAGCGTCACGGGTGGCGCGCAACAGCGCGGTCTACACAAAGACGGGTCGGCAGAACCTCTCCAGGAGCAGCAACCGAACCGACTTCTCGCCGATCGAATCCGACTGCGCCTGCTACACCTGCGCCCACTACACCCGCGCCTACATCCACCATCTCTTCAAAGCGAAAGAGATGCTCGCGTCCACACTGGCCACGATTC